In Cyanobium sp. WAJ14-Wanaka, a single genomic region encodes these proteins:
- the coaE gene encoding dephospho-CoA kinase (Dephospho-CoA kinase (CoaE) performs the final step in coenzyme A biosynthesis.), whose product MADVEPSQARASQRWSGPQRRIGLTGGIATGKSKVAQLLGDQHGLPVLDADLFAREALAPGSPAALAVLERHGSLDRAALGRIVFADPLERQWLEQLVHPLVRERFALELEQLAAAPAVVLMIPLLFEAGLGGLCSEIWLVDCDPQQQLVRLMERNQLSEAEAKARIDSQWPLESKRALADRLIDNRGGPELLAAQIERGLRGGV is encoded by the coding sequence ATGGCTGATGTCGAACCCAGCCAAGCCCGTGCATCCCAGCGCTGGAGCGGCCCCCAGCGGCGCATTGGCCTTACAGGTGGCATAGCGACCGGTAAGAGCAAGGTGGCCCAGCTCCTGGGGGATCAACACGGCCTGCCCGTGCTGGATGCGGACCTTTTTGCCCGGGAGGCCCTGGCACCGGGCAGCCCAGCAGCCCTAGCGGTGCTGGAGCGCCATGGCAGCCTCGATCGTGCCGCCCTAGGGCGCATCGTGTTTGCCGATCCGCTGGAGCGGCAATGGCTGGAGCAGCTGGTCCATCCCCTGGTGCGGGAGCGATTTGCCCTGGAGCTGGAGCAGCTGGCAGCAGCGCCGGCGGTGGTGCTAATGATCCCGTTGCTGTTTGAAGCGGGCCTGGGGGGCCTCTGCAGCGAAATCTGGCTGGTGGATTGCGACCCCCAGCAGCAGCTGGTGCGATTAATGGAGCGCAACCAACTCAGCGAAGCCGAAGCCAAGGCCCGCATCGATTCCCAGTGGCCCCTGGAGAGCAAACGGGCCCTGGCGGATCGGCTGATCGACAACCGGGGCGGGCCTGAACTGCTGGCGGCGCAGATCGAGCGGGGGCTCCGTGGTGGGGTCTGA
- the argJ gene encoding bifunctional glutamate N-acetyltransferase/amino-acid acetyltransferase ArgJ produces the protein MSSPWQPIPGGITAPVGFKGCGITAGLKASGNPDLSLLLAPKGAVCAGTFTTSVVRAACVDLCSDRLRASGGKARAVLTNSGQANACTGDRGLIDSLHATQAVAERLGLEAEEVLICSTGVIGVPISMEILLAGLDPLVAALSADQAAGDGAARAILTTDLIDKQIALEADLGGRTVRIGGMAKGSGMIHPNMATMLCYLSCDAGVPAEQWQAMVGRAVDRSFNSITVDGDTSTNDTYLAFAAGEPLGQEHWPALEIGLTAVSQHLAKAIARDGEGATCLIEVQVEGARDGADARSIARTICGSSLVKCAVHGRDPNWGRIVAAAGRSGVVFDPGAVALWLGPFQLMEAGQPMAFDRPAASAYMGQRAAGAYLQDDTVLIRLVVGSGRGEGKAWGCDLSDQYVRINADYTT, from the coding sequence GTGTCTTCCCCCTGGCAGCCGATCCCCGGTGGCATTACGGCCCCGGTGGGTTTTAAGGGTTGCGGCATCACGGCAGGGCTCAAGGCCTCGGGCAACCCCGACCTCTCCCTGCTGCTCGCGCCGAAGGGCGCGGTCTGTGCTGGCACCTTCACCACTAGCGTGGTGCGGGCAGCCTGCGTCGATCTCTGCAGCGACCGGCTACGGGCGAGCGGCGGCAAGGCCAGGGCAGTGCTGACCAATTCCGGCCAGGCCAATGCCTGCACCGGCGATCGGGGCCTGATCGACAGCTTGCACGCCACCCAGGCTGTGGCCGAGCGACTCGGCCTGGAAGCCGAGGAGGTGCTGATCTGCTCCACCGGGGTGATTGGTGTGCCGATCTCAATGGAAATCCTGCTGGCGGGTTTGGATCCCCTGGTGGCGGCTTTGTCTGCGGATCAGGCCGCTGGTGATGGGGCAGCGCGGGCAATTTTGACCACCGATTTGATCGACAAGCAAATAGCCCTTGAGGCGGATCTGGGCGGCCGCACGGTTCGCATTGGCGGCATGGCAAAGGGTTCGGGAATGATTCACCCCAACATGGCCACCATGCTCTGCTACCTGAGCTGCGACGCCGGGGTGCCTGCGGAGCAGTGGCAGGCGATGGTGGGACGGGCGGTGGATCGCTCGTTTAATTCGATCACGGTCGACGGCGACACCAGCACCAACGACACATACCTGGCATTTGCAGCCGGCGAGCCCCTGGGCCAGGAGCACTGGCCAGCCCTAGAGATCGGCCTGACGGCGGTGTCGCAACATTTGGCCAAGGCGATCGCCCGCGACGGCGAGGGAGCGACCTGCCTAATTGAAGTGCAGGTGGAAGGTGCCAGGGATGGGGCTGACGCCCGCAGCATCGCCCGCACCATTTGCGGCTCTTCCCTGGTGAAGTGCGCCGTGCATGGCCGAGACCCCAACTGGGGCCGGATCGTGGCTGCCGCTGGCCGCTCCGGGGTGGTTTTTGATCCCGGGGCGGTGGCCCTATGGCTGGGCCCATTCCAATTGATGGAGGCCGGCCAGCCCATGGCCTTCGATCGGCCGGCAGCTTCTGCCTACATGGGCCAGCGGGCTGCCGGCGCCTACCTCCAGGACGACACCGTGTTGATACGCCTGGTGGTGGGATCAGGCCGAGGCGAGGGCAAGGCCTGGGGCTGCGACCTTTCCGACCAGTACGTCCGTATTAACGCCGATTACACAACGTAG
- a CDS encoding FAD-dependent oxidoreductase, which translates to MTNQVAINPGRAHGAQPVLILGGGLMGLAIAHQLARRGQAVNVLSRRRSEAAGFVAAGMLAPHAEGLSGELLALGQASLARIPGWVAQIEADSGLKCGLRPCGIVVPFASAAERDVYPTAAWGEALDRQGLEQELHGIGPGWQAGLLFRQDGQIDNRRQLMRALERACVELGVGFQEGVEVLELLQENAQLTGVRVRDAAAEMHSLEARAAVLCCGAWSAQLMPQLPIFPVKGQMLSLQGPRDALQRVIFGPGTYLVPREDGLLVVGATSERDAVFTEGLTPFGQRQLQAGIEALLPEASQWPPMERWWGFRPCTPDEGPLLGGSPLAGLALAAGHHRNGVLLAAITAELLGAYLDPGGVNAEQPSLLELFRWDRF; encoded by the coding sequence GTGACGAATCAGGTGGCCATAAATCCAGGGCGGGCCCATGGCGCCCAACCGGTCTTGATCCTGGGTGGCGGACTGATGGGATTGGCCATCGCCCACCAGCTGGCTCGCCGCGGCCAGGCAGTGAATGTTTTGAGCCGGCGCCGCAGTGAGGCCGCAGGCTTCGTGGCAGCCGGCATGTTGGCCCCCCACGCCGAAGGCCTCAGCGGGGAGCTGCTTGCCCTGGGCCAAGCCAGCCTGGCGCGGATCCCTGGCTGGGTGGCCCAAATCGAAGCCGACAGTGGCCTGAAATGTGGCCTAAGGCCCTGCGGAATTGTGGTGCCCTTTGCCAGCGCCGCCGAGCGAGATGTGTATCCCACCGCCGCCTGGGGGGAAGCCCTTGATCGCCAGGGATTAGAGCAGGAACTGCATGGCATCGGGCCCGGCTGGCAGGCGGGATTGCTGTTCCGGCAGGACGGCCAGATAGACAACCGCCGCCAACTGATGCGTGCCCTGGAGCGGGCCTGCGTGGAGCTGGGCGTGGGCTTCCAAGAGGGCGTGGAGGTGTTGGAGCTGCTGCAGGAAAACGCCCAACTAACGGGCGTGCGGGTGCGCGATGCCGCCGCCGAAATGCACAGCCTGGAAGCCAGGGCAGCGGTGCTCTGCTGCGGCGCCTGGAGCGCCCAGCTGATGCCCCAGCTGCCGATCTTTCCGGTGAAGGGCCAGATGCTGTCGCTGCAGGGGCCCCGGGATGCCCTGCAAAGGGTGATCTTTGGGCCAGGCACTTACTTGGTGCCCCGCGAGGACGGCCTCCTGGTGGTGGGCGCCACCAGCGAGCGGGATGCGGTCTTCACCGAAGGGCTGACCCCCTTCGGCCAGCGGCAGCTGCAGGCAGGGATCGAAGCACTGCTGCCCGAAGCCAGCCAATGGCCCCCGATGGAGCGCTGGTGGGGCTTCCGGCCCTGCACCCCAGATGAAGGGCCCCTACTGGGGGGCAGTCCATTGGCAGGGCTGGCGCTGGCTGCAGGGCACCATCGCAATGGGGTGCTCCTAGCAGCGATCACAGCTGAGCTGCTCGGCGCCTATCTAGACCCTGGGGGGGTGAACGCCGAGCAGCCCTCTTTATTGGAGCTCTTCCGCTGGGATCGCTTTTGA
- the ndk gene encoding nucleoside-diphosphate kinase produces the protein MAAERSFIAIKPDGVQRGLVAEILGRFERKGFKLVGLKQLTPSRELAESHYGVHRERPFFAGLVDFITSGPVVAMVWEGDGVIASARKLIGATKPLEAEPGTIRGDLAINIGRNVIHGSDAPETAVFEIGLWFKPEELSDWTPSDQAWRSEG, from the coding sequence ATGGCCGCCGAACGCAGTTTTATTGCCATCAAGCCCGACGGCGTTCAGCGGGGTCTGGTGGCTGAAATCCTTGGCCGCTTTGAGCGCAAGGGCTTCAAGTTGGTGGGCCTCAAGCAGCTCACCCCCAGCCGCGAGCTGGCTGAGAGCCACTACGGAGTGCACCGCGAGCGCCCCTTCTTTGCGGGCTTGGTGGATTTCATCACCTCCGGCCCCGTGGTGGCGATGGTCTGGGAAGGCGATGGCGTGATTGCCAGTGCCCGCAAGCTGATTGGCGCCACCAAACCCCTCGAGGCTGAGCCCGGCACGATCCGTGGTGATCTGGCGATCAACATCGGCCGCAACGTGATCCACGGTTCCGACGCTCCAGAAACCGCCGTCTTTGAGATTGGCCTGTGGTTTAAGCCCGAAGAGCTCAGCGACTGGACCCCTTCCGATCAGGCATGGCGCAGCGAGGGCTGA
- the speA gene encoding biosynthetic arginine decarboxylase: protein MTNSDTRTAAAGWSVADSAALYSLDRWGEPYFSVNGRGHISVQPQGERGGSLDLFDLVQGLQGRNLGLPLLIRFDDILDDRMERLHAAFERAIAQYGYSGRYQGVFPVKCNQQRHVVEELVARGRRWHFGLEAGSKAELLIALSLIDDPEALLICNGYKDQRYIETAILARRLGRQPVVVIEQADEVERIINATKSLGSAPFIGIRAKLSSRSTGRWGSSVGDKAKFGLSVPDLLATVESLRQADLLGDLRLLHFHIGSQINDIAVLKDALQEAGQIYVELTKLGAPMGYLDVGGGLGIDYDGSRTATAASTNYSLQNYANDVVATVRECCEPHAVALPTLVSESGRAIASHFSVLVFDVLGSSTVPGAIPAIHSDEPLTVRNLRDTLNGINNQNSDEFSESSRLQEAWNDAIKFKDDALAAFRLGYLSLSQRAMAEQLTWACAQAIVAQLPRNGPVPEDLRSLRAALAGTYYANLSIFRSAPDTWAIEQLFPVLPLQRLDEEPSQLGHFADLTCDSDGKLARFIGNGQAKPLLELHELRPGEPYLIGMFLGGAYQEVMGNLHNLFGSTNAVHIRLAPGGGYQVEHVVRGDTNADVLRAMEHNPDLLLERLRLASEAAISNGNLKISDAQRLMDHLETSLRQTTYLQG, encoded by the coding sequence GTGACAAACAGCGACACCAGGACTGCCGCCGCTGGCTGGAGCGTGGCCGATAGTGCGGCCCTCTATAGCCTCGATCGCTGGGGGGAGCCCTACTTCTCGGTAAATGGCCGCGGCCATATCAGCGTGCAGCCCCAGGGGGAACGGGGCGGCAGCCTCGATCTGTTTGATCTGGTGCAGGGTCTGCAGGGCCGCAACCTGGGCCTGCCCCTGCTGATCCGCTTCGACGACATCCTCGACGACCGCATGGAGCGGCTGCATGCCGCCTTTGAGCGAGCCATCGCCCAATACGGCTACAGCGGGCGGTATCAAGGGGTATTCCCGGTGAAATGCAACCAGCAACGCCATGTGGTGGAGGAGCTGGTGGCGAGGGGTAGGCGCTGGCATTTCGGCCTGGAGGCAGGCAGCAAGGCCGAACTGTTGATCGCCCTTTCCTTGATAGATGATCCCGAGGCGCTGCTGATCTGTAACGGCTACAAGGATCAGCGCTATATCGAAACCGCAATCCTGGCCCGCCGCCTCGGTCGTCAACCGGTGGTTGTGATCGAACAGGCGGATGAGGTGGAGCGGATCATCAATGCCACCAAATCCCTCGGTTCAGCGCCGTTCATCGGCATCAGGGCAAAACTCTCCAGCCGCAGCACCGGTCGCTGGGGCAGCTCCGTTGGCGACAAAGCCAAGTTTGGGCTTTCCGTGCCAGATCTACTGGCCACGGTGGAAAGCCTGCGGCAAGCAGATTTACTCGGTGATTTACGGCTGCTGCACTTTCACATCGGCAGCCAGATCAACGACATTGCCGTACTCAAGGATGCCCTCCAGGAGGCCGGGCAGATCTATGTGGAACTCACCAAACTAGGGGCGCCGATGGGCTACCTGGATGTAGGCGGTGGTCTCGGTATCGACTACGACGGCAGCCGCACGGCAACTGCCGCCTCCACCAACTACTCACTGCAGAACTACGCCAACGATGTAGTGGCAACGGTGCGGGAATGCTGTGAACCGCATGCGGTGGCATTGCCCACCCTGGTAAGCGAAAGCGGCCGGGCGATCGCCAGCCATTTTTCTGTATTGGTATTTGATGTGCTCGGCAGTAGCACCGTTCCCGGAGCCATTCCAGCAATCCATAGCGATGAACCGCTCACGGTGCGCAACCTGCGCGACACCTTGAACGGCATCAACAACCAAAACTCAGATGAATTTAGCGAAAGCTCCAGGTTGCAGGAGGCCTGGAATGATGCGATCAAATTCAAGGACGATGCCCTTGCCGCCTTCCGGCTGGGCTACTTGAGCCTCAGCCAAAGGGCCATGGCGGAACAGCTCACCTGGGCCTGCGCCCAGGCGATCGTTGCTCAACTGCCCCGCAACGGCCCCGTGCCGGAAGACCTGCGCTCCCTGCGTGCCGCCCTTGCCGGCACGTACTACGCCAACCTCTCAATCTTCCGTTCTGCGCCAGACACCTGGGCGATAGAGCAGCTGTTCCCAGTGTTGCCACTGCAACGGCTGGATGAAGAACCCAGCCAACTGGGTCATTTCGCTGATCTCACCTGTGATTCCGATGGCAAGCTGGCTCGCTTCATCGGCAACGGCCAGGCCAAACCACTGCTGGAGCTCCATGAGTTGCGCCCCGGCGAGCCCTACCTGATCGGCATGTTTCTGGGGGGCGCCTATCAGGAGGTGATGGGCAACCTGCACAACCTGTTCGGCAGCACCAATGCCGTGCACATCCGTTTAGCCCCCGGCGGTGGTTACCAGGTGGAGCACGTTGTTCGGGGCGACACCAACGCCGATGTGCTCAGGGCAATGGAACACAACCCAGACCTGTTATTGGAGCGGCTGCGCCTGGCCAGCGAAGCAGCGATCAGCAATGGCAACCTGAAGATCAGCGATGCTCAACGCCTGATGGATCACCTGGAAACCAGCCTGCGCCAAACCACCTATCTGCAGGGCTGA
- the gatB gene encoding Asp-tRNA(Asn)/Glu-tRNA(Gln) amidotransferase subunit GatB produces the protein MAGAAAEAAWEAVIGLETHVQLGTDSKIFTSASTTFGDEPNTHIDPVVCGLPGTLPVLNQKVLEYAVKAGMALNLQIAEHSKFDRKQYFYPDLPKNYQISQFDEPIAEEGWIEVEVAEKGKDTYLKRIGIERLHMEEDAGKLVHAGSDRLAGSTHSLVDYNRAGVALAEIVSKPDLRTGREAAEYASEIRRIMRYLGVSDGNMQEGSLRCDVNISVRRGPDAPFGTKVEIKNMNSFSAIQRACEYEIQRQIKAYETGEPVMQETRLWDEGKQLTKSMRSKEGASDYRYFPDPDLGPIEVSVEQREAWRAQLPELPGAKRHRYADDLGLSIYDARVLTDERSMAEYFEAAVAAGADPKGVANWITGDIAAYVNANRLSLAELPLKPEQLAEMVGLIDDGTISGKIAKELLPELLVQGGSARAIVESKGLGMISDPAAITAIVDELLAAHPEEVDAFRGGKSKLQGFFVGQLMKKTGGKADPKLANQILSTKLKG, from the coding sequence ATGGCAGGGGCAGCTGCGGAAGCCGCATGGGAAGCCGTGATCGGCCTGGAGACCCACGTGCAGCTGGGTACCGATAGCAAGATTTTCACCAGCGCCTCCACCACCTTCGGAGACGAGCCAAATACCCACATTGATCCCGTTGTTTGCGGCCTGCCTGGCACCCTGCCAGTGCTGAACCAGAAGGTGCTCGAGTATGCGGTTAAGGCCGGCATGGCCCTAAACCTCCAGATTGCCGAACACAGCAAGTTCGACCGCAAGCAGTACTTCTATCCGGATCTGCCCAAGAACTACCAAATCTCCCAATTCGACGAACCGATTGCCGAGGAGGGCTGGATTGAGGTTGAGGTGGCCGAGAAGGGTAAGGACACCTACCTCAAACGGATCGGCATCGAGCGGCTGCACATGGAGGAAGACGCCGGCAAGCTCGTGCACGCCGGCAGCGACCGCCTGGCGGGTTCAACCCATTCCCTGGTGGACTACAACCGGGCCGGGGTGGCCCTGGCCGAGATCGTCTCCAAGCCAGATCTGCGCACGGGAAGAGAGGCGGCTGAATACGCCTCAGAGATTCGCCGGATCATGCGTTATCTCGGGGTGAGCGACGGCAACATGCAGGAGGGCTCCCTGCGCTGCGACGTGAATATCTCGGTGCGGCGCGGGCCCGATGCCCCCTTTGGCACCAAGGTGGAGATCAAGAACATGAACTCCTTCTCGGCGATCCAGAGGGCCTGCGAGTACGAGATCCAGCGCCAGATCAAGGCCTATGAGACCGGCGAGCCGGTTATGCAGGAAACCCGGCTTTGGGATGAGGGCAAGCAGCTCACCAAAAGCATGCGCAGTAAGGAAGGAGCCAGTGACTACCGCTATTTCCCCGATCCCGACCTGGGCCCAATTGAGGTGAGCGTGGAGCAGCGGGAGGCCTGGCGCGCCCAGCTACCAGAACTGCCAGGGGCCAAGCGACACCGCTACGCCGACGACTTGGGCCTGTCGATCTACGACGCCCGGGTGCTCACCGATGAGCGCTCGATGGCCGAATACTTCGAGGCCGCCGTGGCAGCAGGGGCCGATCCCAAGGGTGTGGCCAACTGGATTACCGGTGATATCGCCGCCTATGTGAATGCCAACCGGCTGTCCCTGGCGGAATTGCCCCTCAAGCCGGAGCAGCTTGCCGAGATGGTGGGCTTGATTGATGACGGCACCATCAGCGGCAAGATTGCCAAGGAACTGCTGCCAGAGCTCTTGGTGCAGGGCGGCTCCGCTAGGGCGATCGTGGAGTCCAAGGGATTGGGAATGATCAGCGATCCTGCGGCGATCACGGCAATTGTAGATGAATTGCTGGCGGCCCACCCCGAGGAAGTTGATGCATTCCGTGGCGGTAAGTCCAAGCTGCAAGGCTTTTTCGTGGGCCAGCTGATGAAAAAAACCGGTGGCAAGGCCGATCCCAAGCTGGCCAACCAGATTCTCAGCACCAAGCTCAAGGGCTAA
- a CDS encoding cyclic nucleotide-binding domain-containing protein: MQLFSRWPEAQAHRLRWLLLIGWLLLILSLLIPAISLPLDMVPPCPAASGDCWRHGQPGNRFFWGVVVPSGVLMIVLFSHELWRRICPLAFVSQLSRALGRQRTRIAKNGKAEVVKVQADSWLGRNHLQLQWSLLIAGLCLRLLVVNSSPLGLALLLLCTIAAALIVGWAYGGKAWCQYVCPMAPVQTILTGQRAALGSTAHMGTGSKITQSMCRSIGSSGREQSACVACASACIDIDSERQFWTNLNGKRGLEWAWYSYPGLVLVFFEYLAEMHEQVLVLPFFSNSQLSYLRNGFWAYDAELPQRSLQGFSAEIPVPNLIMVPLVLSLAGAISVLLFRWLEVRLQHRLERQGRRDAKARARSRTRLLASFSGVNIFFWFVDPSQGAFGSDGGQLIRSVVLIATAIVLFRSWGRDQDTYRRESISESLRRQLQDLPELDQALDGRSLQELSPQEVVTLAKALPAVGQQKARLIYRGVIADLLRSGRLERASSLLQLQDLRQALGLEDQDHHAALRVLADEHPQLLKLDGLQLQQQDLRQAAVAEQLEELMDAADLQVLVPSSLRPAMQQRLEKLRQSCGLAADDWQQMLRRFGPQGDRLRQHIESLGQQWRQQGQLLATLNLAANQHSLLRPLVLAMQLRVKTLQGLLLIQSKHLEQEYQHQQLDPAGTLQEALDQLWLDPDPDTAGWVLLVERQLYPEQVSRRLQQSRQCSASSPFLEMQISGEPHPDAAEFPYLAASPLFADVLPAGVVWIATQGDIYQWGPGEMVMAEGTISDGFGIVLSGACEVALDQGNIVVLGPGETVGEMGVITGNRRNNNVVAGAQGLKAFQVPSDAFEELLHRSPYFSRGLLRQLAERLSAADQPCR, encoded by the coding sequence ATGCAGCTGTTCAGCCGTTGGCCTGAGGCCCAGGCCCATCGTTTGCGTTGGTTGCTGTTGATCGGCTGGTTGTTGCTGATCCTGTCGTTGCTGATTCCAGCGATATCCCTGCCCCTGGATATGGTGCCGCCCTGCCCGGCGGCTAGTGGGGATTGTTGGCGCCATGGCCAACCAGGCAATCGCTTCTTTTGGGGGGTGGTGGTGCCCTCAGGGGTATTGATGATCGTTTTGTTCAGCCATGAGCTCTGGCGCCGCATTTGTCCGCTGGCTTTTGTCTCCCAGCTCAGCAGGGCCCTGGGGCGGCAGCGCACTCGCATCGCCAAGAACGGCAAAGCTGAAGTGGTGAAGGTGCAAGCCGATTCCTGGCTTGGCCGTAACCATCTGCAATTGCAATGGTCTTTGCTGATCGCCGGTTTGTGTTTGCGGCTGCTGGTGGTGAATAGCAGTCCCCTGGGGCTGGCTTTGTTATTGCTATGCACCATCGCGGCGGCGCTGATTGTTGGCTGGGCCTATGGCGGCAAGGCCTGGTGCCAGTACGTTTGCCCGATGGCTCCGGTGCAGACGATTCTCACCGGCCAGCGTGCAGCCTTGGGCAGCACCGCCCATATGGGAACGGGTTCAAAAATCACCCAATCGATGTGTCGCAGTATCGGCAGCAGCGGTCGAGAGCAGAGCGCCTGTGTGGCCTGCGCCTCTGCCTGTATTGATATCGATTCAGAACGCCAATTCTGGACAAATCTGAATGGTAAACGGGGTTTGGAGTGGGCTTGGTACTCCTACCCAGGCTTGGTACTGGTGTTTTTTGAATATCTGGCAGAAATGCATGAACAGGTTCTGGTTCTGCCCTTTTTCTCTAACAGCCAGCTCAGCTATCTACGCAATGGCTTCTGGGCCTACGACGCTGAACTGCCGCAGCGCAGTTTGCAGGGATTTAGCGCTGAGATTCCTGTGCCCAACCTTATTATGGTTCCCCTGGTGTTGAGCCTGGCCGGTGCCATTTCGGTGCTGCTGTTCCGTTGGTTGGAGGTTCGTCTGCAGCACAGGCTGGAGCGGCAAGGTCGCCGCGATGCCAAGGCTCGGGCCCGCAGCCGCACCAGGTTGCTGGCCAGTTTCAGTGGAGTGAACATATTTTTTTGGTTTGTAGATCCCAGCCAGGGGGCCTTCGGTAGCGATGGCGGTCAGTTGATCCGCTCGGTTGTATTGATCGCCACAGCGATTGTGCTGTTCCGCAGCTGGGGTAGGGATCAGGACACCTATCGGCGCGAGAGCATCAGTGAAAGTTTGCGTCGTCAGCTGCAGGATCTACCGGAGCTAGACCAGGCCCTTGATGGACGCTCCCTGCAGGAGCTCTCCCCCCAGGAGGTTGTTACCCTGGCCAAGGCATTGCCTGCAGTTGGTCAACAAAAGGCCCGCTTGATTTATCGAGGGGTGATCGCAGATTTGTTGCGCAGCGGGCGGCTTGAACGGGCAAGCTCTTTGCTGCAACTTCAAGATCTGCGCCAGGCTTTGGGACTGGAGGATCAAGATCACCACGCAGCTTTGCGAGTGCTTGCCGATGAGCATCCCCAACTACTGAAGTTGGATGGTTTGCAGCTTCAACAACAGGATCTGCGCCAGGCGGCGGTTGCAGAGCAGCTGGAGGAGTTGATGGATGCCGCTGATCTGCAGGTGCTGGTTCCGTCTAGCCTGCGCCCGGCAATGCAGCAACGGCTTGAAAAGTTGCGGCAAAGTTGTGGTTTGGCCGCTGATGATTGGCAGCAGATGCTCAGACGTTTCGGGCCCCAGGGAGACCGATTGCGCCAACACATTGAAAGTCTTGGTCAACAATGGCGGCAACAGGGGCAGTTGCTGGCCACCCTGAACTTGGCCGCCAATCAACATTCCCTATTGCGGCCCTTGGTGCTGGCCATGCAGCTGCGCGTTAAAACCTTGCAAGGCTTGCTGCTGATCCAATCCAAACATCTCGAACAGGAGTATCAGCACCAACAGCTGGACCCCGCTGGAACATTGCAGGAAGCCCTGGATCAGTTGTGGTTAGATCCCGATCCTGATACCGCTGGTTGGGTATTACTTGTGGAAAGGCAGCTTTATCCAGAACAGGTGAGCCGCCGCTTGCAGCAATCTCGCCAATGCTCAGCTAGCTCCCCTTTCCTAGAGATGCAGATCAGTGGCGAACCCCATCCAGATGCAGCCGAGTTCCCCTACCTAGCTGCTTCACCGTTGTTTGCTGATGTTTTGCCTGCAGGTGTGGTTTGGATTGCCACCCAGGGAGATATTTATCAATGGGGTCCTGGGGAGATGGTTATGGCCGAGGGCACGATCAGCGATGGTTTTGGGATTGTGCTTTCAGGAGCTTGTGAAGTGGCCCTCGATCAAGGCAATATCGTGGTGCTGGGGCCTGGGGAAACGGTGGGCGAGATGGGAGTTATTACCGGCAATCGGCGCAATAACAATGTTGTGGCAGGGGCCCAAGGGCTCAAGGCATTTCAGGTGCCAAGTGATGCTTTTGAGGAATTGCTGCACCGCTCACCTTATTTCTCAAGAGGCTTACTGCGGCAGCTTGCCGAGCGTCTCAGCGCAGCAGATCAGCCCTGCAGATAG